A genomic segment from Sparus aurata chromosome 10, fSpaAur1.1, whole genome shotgun sequence encodes:
- the LOC115589841 gene encoding Fc receptor-like protein 5 produces the protein MEVASLCLIISANLSIHPDRSQFFEYERISLSCAGPGNSTDWTPKRNVSFMTLQPCKGGFGYPYESVCTIMDADPLDNGVYWCESEQGECSKPINITVTAGVVILESPALPVTEGDNVTLRCIYKARFAKTPTSDFSATFYKDGEFFGTEPAGQMILSSVSRHHEGFYKCGHPEKGQSEQSWLSVTGQPSNVSPPPHPNLPLILVCTILLFILYTAILIFAIYTYRRWARARADVKKRASDQY, from the exons ATGGAGGTCGCTTCACTCTGCCTCATAATCT CAGCCAATCTGAGCATCCACCCTGACAGATCCCAGTTCTTTGAGTATGAACGCATCTCTCTAAGCTGTGCAGGGCCAGGAAACTCTACTGACTGGACACCGAAGAGAAATGTCTCATTTATGACATTGCAGCCTTGCAAGGGGGGCTTTGGGTACCCATATGAATCTGTCTGCACAATCATGGATGCCGACCCGCTGGACAACGGGGTGTACTGGTGTGAATCTGAGCAGGGCGAGTGCAGCAAACCCATCAACATCACAGTGACAG CAGGGGTCGTGATCCTGGAGAGCCCTGCACTTCctgtgacagagggagacaatGTAACACTTCGCTGTATCTACAAGGCAAGATTTGCAAAGACTCCTACTTCAGATTTCAGCGCTACGTTCTACAAAGACGGTGAATTCTTTGGTACTGAGCCTGCAGGACAGATGATCCTCTCTTCGGTGTCGAGGCATCACGAAGGCTTCTACAAGTGTGGACATCCTGAGAAAGGACAGTCGGAGCAGAGCTGGCTGTCTGTGACAG GTCAGCCATCgaatgtctctcctcctcctcatcctaaTCTTCCTCTCATACTGGTGTGCACCatcctgctcttcatcctctacaCTGCCATCCTCATCTTCGCCATATACACGTACCGAAGGTGGGCTCGAG CTCGAGCTGATGTTAAAAAGAGAGCGTCTGATCAatactga
- the LOC115589839 gene encoding uncharacterized protein LOC115589839 isoform X1, giving the protein MLSRRLLFGILLLLVVLSVAYTDSDRPEGEDNPCPVSPDNRNMVRRLITTIKGKDGDTVILPCSTKNKTDLSYDRVEWFKGMTTENKPIHKYVRRSDPPQTQRDDFKDRTSLSEEGLHSGDCSLNLRVKKSDSGSYYCCVPGRLYCPVNLEEEDSSKMHQNVTVSPVKPPNGTDGLNKIIGGVVGGVLGVGALIIIIALAYRYREQLMNYCSGMKPTNQQIYQVVPLQDQLPPPNQENRTSGPKPK; this is encoded by the exons ATGCTGTCGCGACGGTTACTGTTCGGCATTCTGCTTCTCCTCGTGGTGCTGAGCGTCGCTTATACAGACTCAG ACCGTCCAGAAGGAGAGGACAACCCCTGTCCTGTGTCTCCAGATAACCGAAACA TGGTGCGGCGCCTAATTACAACTATTAAAGGAAAAGATGGTGACACTGTGATTCTCCCATGTTCAACAAAGAACAAGACGGATCTCAGCTATGACAGAGTTGAGTGGTTTAAGGGTATGACAACGGAAAATAAACCCATCCATAAGTACGTTCGGCGTTCTGACCCCCCCCAGACACAGAGAGATGACTTCAAAGACCGAACATCTCTTTCTGAGGAGGGACTGCACTCAGGGGATTGTTCTCTAAACCTGAGAGTAAAAAAATCTGATAGTGGCTCGTActactgctgtgttccagggCGTCTCTACTGTCCGGTAAACTTAGAAG aAGAAGACTCCTCTAAGATGCATCAGAATGTTACTGTGTCTCCAGTTAAACCACCCA ATGGCACAGACGGACTGAACAAGATTATTGGTGGTGTTGTCGGTGGTGTTCTTGGTGTTGGtgctctcatcatcatcatcgctcTGGCCTACCGTTATCGGGAGCAGCTTATGAACT actGCTCAGGAATGAAgcccacaaaccaacaaatctATCAGGTCGTTCCGCTCCAGGATCAGCTGCCACCTCCAAATCAAG AGAATCGAACCAGCGGACCAAAACCCAAATGA
- the LOC115589839 gene encoding uncharacterized protein LOC115589839 isoform X2, with protein MLSRRLLFGILLLLVVLSVAYTDSDRPEGEDNPCPVSPDNRNMVRRLITTIKGKDGDTVILPCSTKNKTDLSYDRVEWFKGMTTENKPIHKYVRRSDPPQTQRDDFKDRTSLSEEGLHSGDCSLNLRVKKSDSGSYYCCVPGRLYCPVNLEEEDSSKMHQNVTVSPVKPPNGTDGLNKIIGGVVGGVLGVGALIIIIALAYRYREQLMNYCSGMKPTNQQIYQVVPLQDQLPPPNQDLSEANR; from the exons ATGCTGTCGCGACGGTTACTGTTCGGCATTCTGCTTCTCCTCGTGGTGCTGAGCGTCGCTTATACAGACTCAG ACCGTCCAGAAGGAGAGGACAACCCCTGTCCTGTGTCTCCAGATAACCGAAACA TGGTGCGGCGCCTAATTACAACTATTAAAGGAAAAGATGGTGACACTGTGATTCTCCCATGTTCAACAAAGAACAAGACGGATCTCAGCTATGACAGAGTTGAGTGGTTTAAGGGTATGACAACGGAAAATAAACCCATCCATAAGTACGTTCGGCGTTCTGACCCCCCCCAGACACAGAGAGATGACTTCAAAGACCGAACATCTCTTTCTGAGGAGGGACTGCACTCAGGGGATTGTTCTCTAAACCTGAGAGTAAAAAAATCTGATAGTGGCTCGTActactgctgtgttccagggCGTCTCTACTGTCCGGTAAACTTAGAAG aAGAAGACTCCTCTAAGATGCATCAGAATGTTACTGTGTCTCCAGTTAAACCACCCA ATGGCACAGACGGACTGAACAAGATTATTGGTGGTGTTGTCGGTGGTGTTCTTGGTGTTGGtgctctcatcatcatcatcgctcTGGCCTACCGTTATCGGGAGCAGCTTATGAACT actGCTCAGGAATGAAgcccacaaaccaacaaatctATCAGGTCGTTCCGCTCCAGGATCAGCTGCCACCTCCAAATCAAG actTGAGTGAGGCTAACAGGTGA